The proteins below come from a single Mesobacillus jeotgali genomic window:
- a CDS encoding extracellular solute-binding protein, whose protein sequence is MKKALSIFMMLVLMIGALAACGPKEEENTGSKDNGEKTEDASKPEKLVVWEDKDKSGWLTKVAEDFEKEHGIKIDFKEVEMATKMKEQLRLDGPAGTGPDIITLPHDQIGELAVQGHIAELNVSDDVKSTFSESSISAQTFDGKLYGLPKSAETPVFIYNKALMTEVPATMEDLYEFAKTNTKDGKYGFLALWDNFYFAHAPIGGNGGYVFGEKDGALDPQDLGLNNEGAVKGTEYIQKWYTEGLFPNGIIGENGGSAMDGLFNEGKVASVMNGPWAFGGMKDAGIDYGAAPFPKFADGTPMKTFMGVKGWHVSSYSKNQEWATKFLEYITNDENAKYRFEQTGEVPTNVALVDDPAIAENEGAKAVALQTQDAVPMPNIPEMGEVWAPMASALQTVVTGKAEPQAALDSAVKQIEQNIQQNHAK, encoded by the coding sequence ATGAAAAAGGCATTGTCAATTTTCATGATGCTGGTCTTAATGATTGGCGCACTTGCTGCTTGTGGACCTAAAGAAGAAGAAAACACAGGTTCAAAAGACAACGGTGAGAAAACAGAAGACGCTTCTAAACCAGAGAAGCTAGTAGTTTGGGAAGACAAAGACAAGTCTGGCTGGCTTACAAAAGTAGCTGAAGACTTCGAAAAAGAACACGGAATCAAAATCGATTTCAAAGAAGTAGAAATGGCTACAAAAATGAAAGAACAATTACGTCTTGACGGTCCTGCGGGAACTGGCCCGGACATCATCACTCTTCCACATGACCAAATCGGTGAGCTTGCAGTTCAGGGACATATCGCTGAACTAAATGTAAGCGACGATGTGAAGAGCACTTTCTCTGAGTCTTCAATCTCAGCACAAACTTTCGACGGTAAATTATACGGACTTCCAAAGTCTGCTGAAACTCCAGTATTCATTTACAACAAAGCTCTTATGACTGAAGTTCCTGCTACAATGGAAGATCTTTACGAATTCGCAAAAACTAACACTAAAGACGGCAAGTATGGTTTCCTTGCACTTTGGGATAACTTCTACTTTGCACACGCTCCAATCGGCGGTAACGGCGGATATGTATTCGGGGAAAAAGACGGCGCTCTTGACCCTCAAGATCTTGGCTTGAACAACGAAGGTGCAGTAAAAGGTACTGAGTACATCCAGAAATGGTATACTGAAGGACTATTCCCTAACGGAATCATCGGCGAAAACGGCGGTTCTGCTATGGACGGACTTTTCAACGAAGGTAAAGTAGCTTCTGTTATGAACGGACCATGGGCATTTGGCGGCATGAAAGATGCTGGTATCGATTATGGTGCAGCTCCATTCCCTAAATTTGCTGATGGTACACCAATGAAGACTTTCATGGGTGTAAAAGGCTGGCACGTTTCTTCTTACTCTAAGAACCAGGAATGGGCTACAAAGTTCCTTGAGTACATTACAAATGACGAAAATGCTAAGTACCGTTTCGAGCAAACTGGAGAAGTTCCAACTAACGTAGCTCTAGTTGACGACCCAGCAATCGCTGAAAACGAAGGTGCTAAAGCTGTTGCACTACAGACTCAAGACGCAGTTCCAATGCCGAACATCCCAGAAATGGGCGAAGTTTGGGCACCAATGGCTAGCGCATTGCAAACTGTTGTAACAGGTAAAGCGGAACCACAAGCAGCTCTTGATTCAGCTGTAAAACAAATCGAGCAAAACATCCAGCAAAACCACGCAAAATAA
- a CDS encoding carbohydrate ABC transporter permease → MKEKSYQTNHRRIATALSIIPGLGQLYNKQYLKGIAFLILTGAFFGVFADLLNMGLWGLFTLGEQTPRDHSIFLMVEGILALIVLIFGIGFYLFNLNDAYKTGLKRDMGERLSTVKEQYNNLIDNGFPYLIMSPGFLLLIFVVVFPILFVVLLAFTNYDLYHSPPAKLVDWVGLKNFFDLFQLESWRQTFFSVLSWTIIWTFVATTFQVALGMFLAILVNQKDVKGKAIIRTVFILPWAVPAFVSILVFAGMFNESFGAINRDILGLFGIDPIPWMTEAMYTKIALIMIQTWLGFPFIFAMVTGVLQSIPEELYEAATVDGATNFQKFKNITLPLVLFATAPILITQYTFNFNNFNIIYLFNGGGPAVPGANAGGTDILISWIYSLTMTSAQYSKAAAITMLLSLIVIGVALWQFKRTKSFQEEDMM, encoded by the coding sequence ATGAAAGAGAAGTCCTATCAAACCAACCACCGCAGAATAGCAACAGCCCTTTCGATTATTCCAGGGCTAGGACAGCTATACAACAAACAATATTTAAAAGGAATCGCATTCTTAATTTTGACCGGTGCATTCTTCGGAGTGTTCGCAGACCTGCTCAACATGGGTTTATGGGGACTGTTTACACTCGGAGAGCAGACGCCTCGTGATCACTCCATCTTCTTGATGGTTGAAGGGATCCTGGCACTGATTGTCCTGATCTTTGGAATCGGTTTCTATCTATTTAACTTAAACGATGCTTATAAGACTGGCTTAAAAAGAGACATGGGAGAGCGTCTTAGTACTGTTAAGGAGCAATACAACAATTTAATTGATAATGGATTCCCATACTTAATCATGTCACCGGGATTCCTGCTTTTGATCTTCGTAGTTGTATTCCCAATTCTATTCGTAGTCTTGCTGGCATTCACTAACTATGATCTGTACCATTCACCGCCGGCAAAATTAGTTGACTGGGTCGGACTGAAGAACTTCTTTGATTTGTTCCAATTAGAATCTTGGCGTCAGACATTCTTCTCCGTACTTTCATGGACAATCATCTGGACATTCGTCGCAACTACTTTCCAGGTTGCATTGGGAATGTTCCTGGCGATTCTTGTAAACCAGAAGGATGTAAAAGGAAAGGCAATCATCCGTACAGTGTTCATTTTACCTTGGGCTGTACCAGCATTCGTATCAATCCTTGTATTTGCTGGTATGTTCAACGAATCATTCGGTGCTATCAACCGTGACATTCTTGGCTTATTTGGAATCGATCCTATTCCATGGATGACAGAGGCAATGTACACGAAAATCGCGTTGATCATGATTCAAACATGGCTTGGATTCCCGTTCATTTTCGCAATGGTAACTGGTGTTCTTCAATCCATTCCAGAAGAATTATACGAAGCAGCGACTGTGGACGGTGCGACAAACTTCCAGAAGTTCAAGAACATCACATTGCCGCTTGTGCTTTTCGCTACAGCGCCAATCCTGATTACGCAATACACGTTCAACTTCAATAACTTTAATATTATTTATCTCTTTAATGGCGGCGGACCTGCTGTGCCAGGCGCAAATGCCGGCGGCACAGATATCCTGATTTCGTGGATTTACAGCCTCACGATGACATCTGCGCAATATTCCAAAGCTGCTGCCATCACAATGCTCCTTTCATTGATCGTTATTGGAGTAGCTTTGTGGCAGTTCAAGAGAACGAAATCATTCCAAGAAGAGGATATGATGTAA
- a CDS encoding sugar ABC transporter permease → MSIKRQKYLRLTLTYLVILSMFAIIIYPLLWIVGSSFNPGQSLSGSSIIPENATLAHYKELFDTSQSAYLYWYWNSLKVSVLTMVFTVILVSLTAYSFSRYRFIGRKNSLMTFLILQMIPNFAALIAIFILALLTGLLDTHLGLILVYVGGAIPMNTWLMKGYLDTIPKELDESAKMDGAGHLRIFFQIVMPLATPIIAVVALFAFIAPFGDFILARILLRTEEKYTLAVGLYDMVAKQFGAEFTTFAAGAVLIAVPIAILFLSFQKYFVSGLTAGGTKG, encoded by the coding sequence ATGAGTATCAAACGACAGAAATATCTCAGACTGACATTAACGTATCTTGTGATCTTATCTATGTTTGCAATCATTATCTACCCGCTCCTCTGGATTGTCGGTTCATCGTTCAATCCGGGGCAAAGCTTGTCCGGTTCTAGCATCATTCCGGAAAATGCCACGCTTGCTCACTATAAGGAGCTTTTCGATACCAGTCAAAGCGCGTACTTATACTGGTACTGGAATTCGCTGAAGGTAAGTGTACTGACAATGGTGTTTACAGTCATCCTTGTCAGCCTGACGGCTTATTCATTTTCACGCTACCGTTTCATCGGCCGTAAAAACAGCTTGATGACATTCCTGATCCTGCAGATGATTCCAAACTTTGCAGCCTTGATCGCGATTTTCATCCTTGCATTATTGACTGGGTTACTTGATACTCATCTAGGCTTGATCCTTGTATATGTTGGGGGCGCAATCCCGATGAATACTTGGTTAATGAAGGGATATCTTGATACGATTCCTAAAGAACTTGATGAATCAGCAAAAATGGACGGTGCCGGCCACTTGAGGATCTTCTTCCAGATCGTTATGCCGCTTGCGACACCAATCATTGCGGTTGTAGCATTGTTCGCGTTCATTGCTCCATTCGGTGATTTCATTCTTGCGAGAATCCTTTTAAGAACAGAAGAAAAATACACACTTGCTGTTGGTCTATATGATATGGTGGCCAAACAGTTCGGTGCAGAATTCACGACGTTCGCTGCTGGTGCAGTTTTAATCGCGGTACCGATTGCCATCCTGTTCCTGTCATTCCAAAAATACTTTGTTTCTGGTTTGACGGCAGGAGGAACAAAAGGATAA
- a CDS encoding alpha-amylase family glycosyl hydrolase has protein sequence MKKMIIFILIPFLLFSSLPVGAAEKEGRKWQDETIYFLMVDRFNNGDNSNDFEVDANDPKAYHGGDFQGVIDQLDYIKDMGFTAIWLTPVFDNVDKGYHGYWIKDFYNTEEHFGSVDKFKELVKEAHDRDIKIILDFVVNHVAPEHEWVNDPAKKDWFHEKQDIFDWNDQEQLENNWLYGLPDLAQENPETKKYLLDAAKWWIEETNIDGYRLDTVRHVPVEFWEDFSKEVKSVKDDFYLIGEVWSEDPNYIAEYDKAGIDGFVDFPLNEQLRTAFEKPDQTLDWLLTTAKRNKAIYENPELMGNFIDNHDMVRFTRKAVQNRQHPGTRWKMALTYMYTAPGIPIVYYGSEIALDGGEDPDNRRQMSFRADKELIDYVTKIGELRNELPSLRRGDLEVLYEKKGMAVYKRTYEDETAVIAINNTSNTQNVTLTSDQLEDDKELRGLLANDLVRSKDGEYNLALDREKAEIYVLAEKTGLNIPYLLAMGAVYAAFFGFIFLLFKRRKRNKEQGE, from the coding sequence ATGAAAAAAATGATCATCTTCATCTTGATTCCGTTTCTTCTTTTTAGCTCCCTCCCTGTAGGTGCCGCTGAAAAAGAAGGACGCAAATGGCAGGATGAAACAATTTACTTTTTAATGGTTGACCGTTTTAACAACGGTGACAATAGCAATGACTTCGAGGTTGATGCCAATGATCCAAAGGCCTATCATGGAGGCGATTTCCAGGGTGTAATCGACCAGTTGGATTATATTAAGGACATGGGTTTTACCGCTATTTGGCTGACCCCTGTGTTCGATAATGTCGACAAAGGCTACCATGGATACTGGATCAAGGACTTCTATAATACAGAAGAGCATTTTGGAAGCGTTGACAAATTCAAAGAGCTGGTAAAAGAGGCGCATGATCGTGACATTAAAATCATATTGGATTTTGTCGTCAACCATGTAGCTCCAGAACACGAGTGGGTAAATGATCCTGCCAAGAAGGACTGGTTCCATGAAAAGCAGGATATTTTTGACTGGAACGATCAGGAACAGTTAGAGAATAACTGGCTTTATGGACTCCCGGATTTGGCCCAGGAAAATCCGGAGACAAAGAAATATTTGTTAGATGCCGCTAAATGGTGGATTGAAGAAACGAATATCGACGGCTACAGACTCGATACTGTCCGCCATGTACCGGTTGAGTTCTGGGAAGATTTTTCAAAAGAAGTGAAAAGTGTAAAAGATGACTTTTATCTGATTGGCGAGGTTTGGTCTGAGGACCCAAATTATATCGCTGAATATGATAAGGCGGGAATCGATGGCTTTGTTGATTTTCCATTGAATGAGCAGCTGCGTACTGCATTTGAAAAACCTGATCAAACTTTGGACTGGCTTTTAACAACAGCGAAAAGAAATAAAGCGATATACGAAAACCCTGAATTGATGGGGAATTTTATCGACAATCATGATATGGTCAGGTTCACAAGGAAAGCGGTGCAGAACAGGCAGCATCCAGGAACAAGGTGGAAGATGGCGCTGACATATATGTATACCGCTCCAGGCATCCCGATTGTTTATTATGGAAGTGAAATCGCCCTCGATGGCGGAGAAGATCCGGACAACCGCAGACAAATGAGCTTCAGGGCTGATAAAGAATTAATCGATTACGTCACGAAAATTGGTGAACTTCGCAATGAGCTTCCTTCATTAAGAAGAGGGGATTTGGAAGTACTATATGAAAAGAAAGGCATGGCTGTTTATAAAAGGACCTATGAAGACGAAACGGCCGTCATTGCCATTAATAACACATCAAATACCCAGAATGTCACATTGACATCGGATCAGCTGGAAGATGACAAAGAACTGAGAGGCTTGCTTGCGAATGATCTTGTCAGAAGCAAGGATGGAGAATATAACCTGGCTTTGGATCGGGAAAAAGCAGAAATTTATGTTCTTGCGGAAAAAACCGGGTTGAATATTCCTTATTTACTGGCAATGGGTGCTGTATACGCTGCGTTCTTCGGTTTCATTTTCCTTCTATTTAAGAGGAGGAAGAGAAACAAGGAGCAAGGAGAATAG
- a CDS encoding LacI family DNA-binding transcriptional regulator — translation MKDVAKVANVAPSTVSRVIANSPRISEKTKERVREVMDQLGYHPNFIARSLASQSTRAIGLVMPSSTDVVFQNPFFPTVLRGLSEGAHSKQYALHMTTGKTEDEIFDGVVAMVQGGRVDGVVLLYSKVEDRVIAYLKERNFPFVVIGKPFKDDENTNYVDNDNFKAGKEVTEHLIQLGHDRIGFIGGNLDLVVTVERLLGYEKALRNSGIHLEDKYIVNNEFLRESGQDAVEVLLSLEQPPTAMVVADDLMALGVLNKLDEMGIAVPQDVSIVSFNNVLIAEMARPPLTSVDINIFDLGYEAAKCLIQIIENPNEPIKRIIVPFKIVTRYSCGHPKDYKEVLA, via the coding sequence ATAAAAGATGTTGCGAAGGTTGCAAATGTCGCGCCTTCAACTGTCTCTCGTGTTATCGCCAATAGTCCAAGAATCAGCGAAAAAACGAAAGAAAGAGTCAGGGAGGTTATGGATCAGCTAGGGTATCACCCGAACTTCATCGCCAGAAGCCTGGCCAGCCAATCGACTCGGGCAATCGGTCTGGTCATGCCAAGTTCTACTGATGTCGTATTCCAGAATCCGTTTTTCCCGACTGTCCTGAGAGGATTAAGTGAAGGGGCTCATTCTAAGCAGTACGCCCTTCATATGACCACTGGTAAAACAGAGGATGAAATTTTCGATGGTGTTGTCGCAATGGTTCAGGGCGGCAGAGTAGATGGTGTGGTTCTTTTATATTCAAAGGTGGAAGACAGGGTCATTGCTTATTTGAAGGAAAGAAATTTTCCTTTTGTTGTAATCGGCAAGCCTTTTAAAGATGATGAAAATACCAATTATGTTGATAATGATAACTTTAAAGCCGGAAAAGAAGTAACCGAGCATTTGATCCAGCTTGGCCACGACCGGATTGGTTTCATCGGAGGAAATCTGGATTTGGTCGTAACGGTTGAACGCCTGCTGGGTTATGAAAAAGCTTTAAGAAACTCAGGGATCCATCTGGAAGACAAGTATATTGTCAACAATGAATTCCTCCGCGAAAGCGGCCAGGATGCCGTGGAGGTATTGCTATCCCTAGAACAGCCGCCTACCGCCATGGTCGTTGCGGATGACTTGATGGCACTTGGTGTGCTGAATAAGCTGGATGAAATGGGAATTGCGGTACCCCAGGATGTCTCAATTGTCAGTTTTAACAATGTTCTGATTGCTGAAATGGCAAGACCGCCTTTGACTTCTGTGGATATTAACATTTTCGATTTAGGATACGAGGCTGCGAAATGCCTGATCCAGATCATAGAAAACCCGAATGAGCCAATCAAGCGGATTATCGTGCCGTTCAAAATAGTGACACGTTACTCTTGCGGTCATCCTAAGGATTACAAGGAAGTACTTGCATAA
- a CDS encoding SDR family oxidoreductase, with translation MSNENNKKQGFPPQHQDHQPGTEPEMNPEPKSVDENYKGSEKLAGKVALITGGDSGIGKSVAIYYAKEGADVAIVYLEESKDAQTTKELVEAEGRKCLLLAGDIGSEHFCEEVTKKTLDEFGKIDILVNNAAEQHPQKSLLDISADQLEKTFRTNVFSIFHLTKAVLPHLKKGSTIINTSSITAYKGNEKLIDYSSTKGAIVSFTRSLAMSLASQGIRVNSVAPGPIWTPLIPSTFTAEEVAKFGTNAPMGHAGQPYELAPAYVYLASDDSTYVSGQTIHVNGGTIVNG, from the coding sequence ATGTCTAATGAAAATAATAAAAAACAGGGCTTTCCGCCTCAGCACCAGGATCATCAGCCTGGTACTGAACCGGAAATGAATCCTGAGCCAAAATCTGTTGATGAGAATTATAAAGGATCTGAAAAACTTGCTGGTAAAGTTGCCCTTATTACTGGAGGAGACAGCGGTATCGGCAAATCGGTTGCGATTTATTATGCAAAAGAAGGCGCGGATGTAGCGATTGTCTATCTTGAGGAAAGCAAAGATGCGCAAACGACAAAGGAACTAGTCGAAGCTGAAGGCCGGAAATGCCTGCTGCTTGCTGGTGATATCGGCAGTGAGCATTTCTGTGAGGAAGTGACGAAGAAAACGCTTGATGAGTTCGGTAAAATTGATATCCTGGTCAATAATGCAGCAGAACAACATCCGCAAAAAAGTCTGCTCGATATCTCGGCAGACCAGTTGGAGAAGACGTTCCGCACGAATGTGTTTTCTATTTTCCACCTGACAAAAGCTGTCCTGCCGCATTTGAAGAAAGGCAGCACAATTATTAATACCTCCTCTATTACCGCATACAAGGGTAATGAGAAGCTGATCGACTATTCTTCAACCAAAGGGGCAATTGTTTCATTTACGCGTTCTCTAGCCATGTCCCTTGCGTCACAGGGCATTCGTGTCAATAGTGTAGCTCCGGGCCCAATCTGGACTCCGCTCATTCCTTCGACCTTCACAGCAGAGGAAGTCGCGAAGTTCGGCACAAACGCTCCAATGGGGCATGCCGGCCAGCCATATGAATTGGCACCTGCCTACGTCTATCTGGCTAGCGACGATTCTACTTATGTGAGCGGACAAACAATCCACGTCAATGGCGGCACCATCGTTAATGGCTAA
- a CDS encoding CoA-disulfide reductase, which yields MGKKIVIVGGVAGGATTATKLRRLDEQAEIVLFERGEFISFANCGLPYHISGVIEDRKKLLLQTVEGMNARYNLDIRNFSEVTAINREEKTVSIKHVQTGEEYTESYDVLVLSPGAKPIVPPIEGLKSANVFTLRNIPDMDKIKAYLEDHKPINAVVIGGGFIGLEMAENLVHAGVNVTLVEKLPQVMGPVDPEMAAIVEDELRKNGVELILGDGITDVQENGTKVVLESGKILDSELIILSIGVRPENKLAADSGLELGERGGIKVNEYLQTSDESIYAMGDAIEVTDYINGQPTMIPLAWPANRQAHIVGHHINGRKIAYPGTLGTSIVKVFELTAATTGNSEKLLRRLGIPYEVVHIHPLSHAGYYPGAEQISLKVIFDRETGKIYGAQAVGKDGVDKRIDVIATAIKGGLSVYDLQELELAYAPPFSSAKDPVNMAGYVASNIVDGTIETVQHYEVDDLVKDGAFMIDVRTEKEHADGKIEGSKNIPLDDLRNRLDELPKDETILITCQVGLRGYLASRILQQNGFKVKNLTGGYKTYSIFKNKLQ from the coding sequence ATGGGTAAAAAAATCGTAATCGTCGGCGGCGTAGCAGGTGGAGCAACTACAGCAACTAAACTAAGAAGACTTGATGAACAAGCTGAAATCGTTCTTTTTGAAAGAGGAGAGTTCATTTCTTTCGCAAACTGTGGACTGCCTTATCATATCAGCGGCGTTATTGAAGACCGCAAAAAATTGCTTTTGCAAACAGTTGAAGGAATGAATGCACGTTACAACCTGGATATCCGCAATTTCTCTGAAGTGACTGCAATAAACCGTGAAGAAAAAACTGTTTCTATTAAACATGTCCAAACTGGTGAAGAATACACAGAAAGCTATGACGTTCTAGTTTTATCACCAGGAGCGAAACCAATCGTTCCTCCTATTGAAGGCTTAAAAAGCGCAAATGTATTTACGCTTAGAAACATTCCGGATATGGATAAAATCAAGGCATATCTTGAAGATCACAAACCGATTAATGCAGTCGTGATCGGCGGTGGCTTTATCGGTCTTGAAATGGCTGAAAACCTGGTACACGCTGGAGTCAATGTCACTCTAGTCGAGAAATTGCCACAGGTTATGGGGCCGGTTGATCCAGAAATGGCAGCAATCGTTGAAGATGAGTTAAGAAAGAATGGCGTTGAGCTGATTCTTGGAGACGGAATCACTGATGTTCAAGAGAACGGCACGAAGGTTGTTCTTGAAAGCGGAAAGATTCTTGATTCTGAACTGATCATCCTGTCAATCGGTGTCCGTCCAGAAAACAAGCTTGCAGCTGACTCTGGCCTTGAACTTGGAGAACGCGGCGGTATCAAGGTAAATGAATACCTGCAGACATCTGACGAATCAATCTATGCAATGGGAGACGCAATCGAGGTTACTGACTATATCAATGGACAGCCAACAATGATTCCACTCGCATGGCCAGCAAACCGCCAGGCGCATATTGTCGGACATCATATCAATGGCCGTAAAATCGCATATCCAGGTACACTGGGCACTTCAATCGTTAAAGTATTCGAATTGACTGCTGCTACGACTGGCAACAGCGAAAAACTATTGCGCAGACTGGGCATCCCATATGAGGTAGTCCATATCCATCCGCTATCTCACGCTGGTTACTATCCTGGCGCAGAGCAAATCTCTCTTAAGGTTATTTTCGACAGAGAGACTGGCAAGATCTATGGTGCACAGGCAGTCGGTAAAGATGGTGTTGACAAGCGTATTGATGTTATCGCAACGGCTATCAAGGGCGGTTTGAGCGTCTATGACCTTCAAGAGCTTGAGCTTGCATACGCACCACCATTCTCTTCTGCAAAAGATCCAGTGAATATGGCTGGTTACGTTGCTTCCAATATTGTGGATGGTACAATCGAAACGGTCCAGCACTATGAAGTCGACGATTTAGTCAAGGACGGTGCGTTCATGATTGACGTCCGTACTGAAAAAGAGCACGCAGATGGCAAAATTGAAGGCTCAAAGAATATTCCGCTTGATGATTTGCGCAATCGTCTTGATGAGCTTCCAAAGGATGAAACAATCCTGATCACTTGCCAGGTTGGATTAAGAGGTTACCTAGCTTCTCGTATCCTACAGCAAAACGGCTTTAAGGTCAAAAACCTGACAGGCGGTTATAAAACTTATTCAATCTTTAAAAATAAACTACAGTAA
- a CDS encoding YajQ family cyclic di-GMP-binding protein: MSKESSFDIVSKVEMSEVTNAISIAMKEIQNRYDFKGSKSDISLDKEELVLVSDDEYKLDQLKDVLFSKMIKRGIPIKNLDYGKVERASGGTVRQRAKLVQGIDKENAKKINTIIKNSGLKVKSQVQDDQVRVTGKNRDDLQKIITAVKDADLTVDVQFVNYR; this comes from the coding sequence ATGTCTAAAGAGAGTTCATTTGATATTGTATCCAAGGTAGAAATGTCTGAAGTCACGAATGCAATCAGCATCGCAATGAAAGAAATCCAGAATCGCTACGATTTTAAGGGCAGCAAGAGTGATATCTCACTTGATAAAGAAGAACTTGTCCTGGTTTCCGATGATGAATACAAGCTTGACCAGTTGAAGGATGTTCTATTCAGCAAAATGATTAAACGAGGCATTCCGATAAAAAATTTAGACTATGGGAAAGTCGAACGCGCTTCAGGAGGAACGGTCCGACAAAGAGCCAAGCTCGTACAGGGAATCGATAAAGAGAACGCAAAGAAGATCAATACAATCATCAAAAACAGTGGCTTGAAGGTCAAGAGCCAGGTACAGGATGACCAAGTCCGCGTCACAGGCAAAAACCGTGATGATCTTCAAAAAATCATTACCGCTGTCAAAGATGCAGATCTTACTGTAGATGTTCAATTCGTGAATTATCGTTAA
- a CDS encoding S1 RNA-binding domain-containing protein — MSLNEYTGQTLELTVARIVDFGYFLTDGEEDVLLHSNDTDRSFGEGDKVEVFLFVESRGRLAATTTIPKVQVGEYDWVPVVDVKEGIGIFLDIGISKDVLLGEEDLPVVKSVWPKEGDLLYITLRVNRNNMIYARMATDPVIQEISEKATRSDFNKNVHGYVYRTARVGSWMITAEGFKGFIHESQRRTEPRIGQKVEGRIIDVKQDGSVNISLLPRKQEALDEDAEKIMEYLELRNGAMPYHDKSMAEDIQERFGMSKGSFKRAMGRLMKEGKIYQEDNWTYKKEK; from the coding sequence ATGTCCTTGAACGAATATACAGGTCAGACTTTAGAGCTGACCGTAGCGAGAATTGTTGATTTTGGTTACTTTTTAACGGACGGGGAAGAGGACGTGCTGCTTCATTCAAATGATACGGACAGGTCATTTGGAGAAGGAGACAAGGTAGAGGTCTTTTTGTTTGTGGAATCAAGAGGCAGACTGGCTGCGACCACAACGATACCAAAAGTTCAGGTAGGTGAATACGATTGGGTACCGGTCGTGGATGTCAAAGAAGGGATCGGCATATTCCTTGATATTGGCATCAGCAAGGATGTTTTGCTTGGCGAGGAAGATCTGCCAGTTGTAAAATCGGTCTGGCCTAAAGAAGGAGACCTCCTTTATATCACGCTTCGAGTCAATCGCAACAATATGATTTACGCACGTATGGCGACGGATCCTGTCATTCAGGAAATTTCCGAAAAGGCCACAAGAAGCGACTTTAATAAAAATGTCCATGGCTATGTATACCGAACAGCAAGGGTGGGCAGCTGGATGATCACTGCTGAAGGCTTTAAAGGCTTCATCCATGAATCACAGCGCCGCACTGAGCCGCGTATTGGCCAGAAAGTAGAGGGAAGGATAATCGACGTTAAACAGGATGGATCTGTCAATATCTCGCTTTTGCCGCGCAAGCAGGAAGCTCTGGATGAAGACGCCGAGAAAATTATGGAATACCTGGAGCTCCGTAACGGCGCAATGCCGTACCATGACAAGAGCATGGCCGAGGACATCCAGGAACGCTTCGGGATGAGCAAAGGCTCCTTCAAGAGGGCTATGGGAAGACTTATGAAGGAAGGAAAGATCTATCAGGAGGACAATTGGACGTATAAAAAAGAAAAATAG
- a CDS encoding DUF3941 domain-containing protein, which yields MPHTSDNDKKAKDNNALRHEKNMMREKNRKAGKNQYSKKTDHL from the coding sequence ATGCCACATACATCTGATAACGACAAAAAGGCAAAGGACAACAATGCCCTTCGCCACGAGAAAAATATGATGCGTGAAAAGAACCGTAAAGCAGGCAAGAATCAATACTCCAAAAAAACAGATCATCTTTAA